The proteins below come from a single Lepeophtheirus salmonis chromosome 4, UVic_Lsal_1.4, whole genome shotgun sequence genomic window:
- the LOC121116251 gene encoding general transcription factor II-I repeat domain-containing protein 2A-like encodes MKQSDIECCSLALDESTDIRDTALLAVFIRAVNKDFNVDKELLDLNPLKGTTRGVDVFKGGQALLKKMRMEDFKKYVSLCTDGAPSMIGCHNGLIAKVRDFNPDVIAVHCIIHQENLSAKRINIDHVNSVVVKTVNYIRSRGLNHREIQEFLRQPESQSEDVIYFTEVR; translated from the coding sequence ATGAAGCAAAGTGATATTGAATGCTGTTCACTTGCATTAGATGAGAGTACAGATATCAGAGACACAGCACTGCTGGCTGTATTTATTCGAGCTGTAAATAAGGATTTCAATGTAGATAAAGAACTACTTGACTTGAACCCGTTGAAAGGCACAACAAGAGGTGTAGATGTGTTTAAAGGTGGTCAAGCATTACTAAAGAAAATGAGAATGGAGGACTTTAAGAAATATGTATCACTATGTACTGATGGTGCACCATCTATGATTGGCTGTCACAATGGCCTCATTGCCAAAGTACGTGATTTCAACCCAGATGTTATTGCAGTTCATTGTATCATACACCAGGAGAACCTGAGCGCTAAACGTATCAATATAGATCATGTCAATTCCGTTGTAGTAAAAACAGTAAACTACATACGCTCACGAGGACTAAACCACAGAGAGATTCAGGAGTTCTTGAGACAACCTGAGAGCCAATCTGAGgatgttatttatttcacaGAGGTTCGCTGA